GGGGTTTCTTGGCATACCAGTCATGACAGACGTGCAGGTCGTTGCCAGATCATTCAGTGAATCAACCTGTTGGAGTTTGGACTTGATACGCATGTCCAGATAACGCGCCTGAGAAAGGTAGGTCTTAGTATTCATAACGCACCTTTTCCTTTCTCAGTTTGGTGATGAGTATTTCCGGATCAACATTCGTCAGGACACTAAACCAATCAGAACGAAAGAAGCGTTCGATGCTGGCAAGCTCCTGCTCATTGTCGTGCAGCCGGTAGTCCTTGACCGCTTGTAGCACGATGGCGTTTGCTAATTCTTGATAAGGGTCCATAATCTGTACCTCCGGATTTTTATTTATCTCGGATTGGCACGGATTGTCATTGATTGTCTCAGACTTGCAGGTCGGCCTTTACAGCAGCTATCAAGGCGGCTTGAGTGCTGTCCTTCTTGGATAACACCTTCAGAATCCGCTCGTCGATGGTGTCTTTGGCCACAATGTGCTGCACCACAACCGTTTCAGCGTTTTGCCCCTGTCGCCACAGGCGGGCGTTGGTCTGCTGATATAATTCTAGTGACCAGGTCAGCCCGAACCAAACAATACAGGAACCGCCACTCTGCAGGTTTAAACCATGACCGGCAGAGGCGGGGTGGATCAGTGCTACGGGTAATTCGCCAGCGTTCCACTTTCGGATACTGTCGGCGCTGTCCAGTTTGGAGAACGGGATATGGAGTTTTTGTAGACGCTCTGTAATGCGGGCAAGGTCATGCTTGAACCAGTAAGCCACAAGAATCGGCTTGCCACTGGCCGCTTCGATGATATTCTCAAGTGCATCCAGTTTTCTGTCATGGATAGTGAAGGTGTCGCCATCGTCCGTGTAGATCGCACCATTAGCCAGCTGGCATAACTTTCCGGTGAGCGCAGCAGCATTTGCAGCGGTGATGTCTCCGTCAGGGAGTTGCAAGACGAGATCCTGCTTCAGCTCGTCATAACGCTGGCGCTCCTCATCAGAGAGGCGGACGGTGTATTCGCTGCTGACCAACTCCGGCATTTTCAAAAGGTCGGTAGACTTCATGGAAATGGTGATGTCGGAGATCTTGTCATAGATGCGTTGTTCCGCTCCGGATAGAGGCTTGTAGCTGAAGATGACCTGTCCGTTACGTTTATCTGGCTGGAAGTAATCCAGTCGGTAGTGGCTGATAAACCGTCCGAGGCGGGCACCCATATCCAGAAGCCTGAACTCAGCCCAGAGGTCCATGAGGCCATTTGCGGAAGGGGTACCCGTGAGGCCGATGATACGCTTGACTTTGGGCCTCACCTTCATCAGAGCCCGGAAGCGTTTAGCCTGATAATTCTTGAAGGAGGATAGCTCGTCAACCACAAGTGTATCGAAGTTGAATGGCAGCTTACTTTCTTCAATAAGCCACTGGACATTTTCTCTGTTTATGATGTAGATGTCAGCGGGTTTGATAAGGGCCGCACGACGCTCTGCTTCAGTGCCGACTGCAACGGAGCAGATGAGGTTCTGGAGATGATCCCACTTATCTGCTTCAGCAGGCCATGTATCCCGTGCCACTCGTAGTGGTGCAATAACCAGAATGCGGTGTGCCTCGAAGCTGTCAAACAATAGGTCGTTCAGCGCCGTCAGTGTGATGCTCGTTTTGCCAAGACCCATATCGAGTAAAACAGCGGAGATGGGGTGCTCCTCGATGTAGCGGGTGGCGTATATCTGGTAGTTATGTGGTTCGTATTTCATCAAGAAACCCTCCAATCTGCTGCTCGTCATCAAGGACATAAACCTTGAAGCCAAGCACGCGTAATAATTTGTGCCTTGCCAGCTGAAGTGGTCTGGGCTTTTCGCCTGGAGCTTTAACTTCAACAAAAGCGATGTGACCACCCGGTAGAAGCACGATGCGGTCAGGCATCCCGTCAAATCCAGGACTCGTGAACTTTGGTGCAATGCCTCCGGCAGCTTTGACTGCCATAACCAGTTTTCGTTCGATTGCTTTTTCTCTCATTTTCATTCTCTCCATCAGGATTTTTATGGATGGGTTAACCTCGATGCATGTCATATATAAAACTTTTCTTAGAGCTATTTTTTTAGTCCTATAGAGACTTTTTGTATATGACCTTAATCGAGGTTAACCCATAGCCAATTAATTCAAGAAATCCTCAAAATCTCCGTCATCGATCTTAAGCCTCAGCCCTGCAAAGAACCGCTTGTTTTTGACATTGATACGGCCATACCCAGCAGCCTCCAGTGCAGAATAGAAGTCTGTCGTGCTGCGGATATATTCATTTGTGTCAACGCAGTAATTCCGATACGCCCGATAAAGTGAACTGGAGCTCTCTCGATAGCTTGCATCAAGCTCGCATTTCTCCTCAAGAAAATGGCCAAACCAGTCGTTTTGCGACCGGTACTCCGTTATGGCTTGCTGCACGCACACCGGCACAGGAATTTTGTAATCCAGCGCAATGACCTTCTTGGCACCCTCAATCACCCATGCCAGAATGCTCTCGCCAGCGTTCTGATAGAGGTACTCGCCATAGTTCTTGATGTCGCTGCTACCTTCAATCTTGGCGTCGAAGGGTATAACAACCAATCTGCGCCAGATCCCGTCATCAGAAGCGCTGACCTTTGGCAGGTGGTTAGTATAGAGTACCAGCGTATGGCAGGGCGTGAAGCTGAACGGGTCCTTGTACTTCTTTTCGGCGAACACATCATCGGTTGAGCAGAGTTGCTTGACGGTGGAGTCATTGAGCCGAGCGCCTTCCTGTATCTCGGCAGCGATTAGCAGGCGCTTGCCCTTAACCTCGGCCATTTCCGGCTTGATGTTTCGGCGGCATCCAACCGTCAGAGTGTCTGCAGAGATGTTGCCGCTATAAAGGCCAAGCACACGGGAGATGGCGTTCCAGAAGGTGGATTTGCCGTTGCGTCCACCACCATAGGCAATGATCAAAGCTTCCACATAGACCTTGCCAATGGCAGCGAGCCCGCAGATCATTTGCACATAGTCGATTAGCTCCTGATTGCCGCAGAAGATGAGGCCCAAACTGTTCTGCCAGATCTGTTCACCCTTGGAACTGGGCGAAACGGAGGTCATTTTCGTAATGAAGTCATCAGGTGAATGCTCTCTGGCTCCTGTCATCCCTTTGCGTAGATCGTAAGTAGCAGCAGGCGTACAAAGAAGAAAGCAGTCTGCATCTAAATCACGCGGCGAGATTTCAAGCATTGGACGGGATTCCTTCAGCGTCGCGGTAATATTCTTTGAGTCTCGTCTGCGAATGGCGAAGGACTGATATGCCTTGGCTGAAAGGAAGGCCCGATAAGCTTCGAGCTGTGTTTCGTTCATCAGCGACTCAGCCTTTGCCTTTGAGGCATTTTCGAGGATATCTTGAGCACCATTTTCCGTCAGCAGTCGCATCGCTGACTGCAGATCCTTTGTGGCTTCCTCCAATTGGCGGCGGGTCAGCTCATGAGCGACTGCCTGTGCGCCCGGTTCGCTTTCTTGCCAGTAATGGCTGGTGTAACGGATAAAGTGCGTAGCCGGTGAATACCGTAGTTCACCAGAGAAGTATTTCGCTAGCACCTCTGCCTGTCCTACATCGGAGAAATCGCCCGGCATATAGGACGTCGGGTCGTTGTAGACCTCCGGAGAAACATAGCCGTCCTGCTGCTGTACCTTTGAAAAGAAGCGCTGGGCGCTATGCCAGATGGTCATAAGTTCAGCTTCCTCGAGCGGAGGTGAGCATTTTGCGGCTTCCTCTAAGAAGCACTGAAAAGCGGCGTCGCTGTCACCGTATTTTTTGATGACCCGACCGGCAAAGCGGGACATGGTGGCGTTTCGACTTCCTTCTGGTATAACTTGAGTGGAACGATGGCCACCTGCCATATCAGTATCGAACTCTTCGCCCTCCAGAAACTCGCTCAAGTTCATGCTGCCGGTGTAGATTTCAACTTCGGGAGAGGTCGTTCCGAAGAAGAAACGTGCAGCATCCAGCGCCTTGGTATCGAAGTACGGAAAGATGGCGTTGACCAGCTTTTTCATATCGCTGTAGCAAGCCGCGTTTGTAAGGTGGTCAATGGGAAATAATACGTGGTATTTGGGTCGAGCGGGCTTTCCGTTTTTCTCGCGCATATTGTAGCGGCTATAATGAACGGCAAAGGTGACACCGGGGAACGCCTCCATGACATCGGCGGGAAGCACCCAATCTTCCGGTTGCTCTGAGTGATCATTGTCGCAGTCCACCGGTAGGCAATTGCTACCGATGAAGTTTTCACCATTCCGATAGCTGTTCCGGTACTCAGCGCACACATAGTCATGGCCAACAGCTGCGATCAAAGAACTTGCATCAATGACCTCGACCATGTGTGGATAAGAGCAGTTGCCGGGGTTGCCGATGAAGTCGGCGTGATAAAGAGTGAACATCAGTCGTTCACCTCCGATGCGCCATCCTCCAGTACCTTGGTGATGA
This sequence is a window from Dehalococcoides mccartyi 195. Protein-coding genes within it:
- a CDS encoding DEAD/DEAH box helicase, giving the protein MKYEPHNYQIYATRYIEEHPISAVLLDMGLGKTSITLTALNDLLFDSFEAHRILVIAPLRVARDTWPAEADKWDHLQNLICSVAVGTEAERRAALIKPADIYIINRENVQWLIEESKLPFNFDTLVVDELSSFKNYQAKRFRALMKVRPKVKRIIGLTGTPSANGLMDLWAEFRLLDMGARLGRFISHYRLDYFQPDKRNGQVIFSYKPLSGAEQRIYDKISDITISMKSTDLLKMPELVSSEYTVRLSDEERQRYDELKQDLVLQLPDGDITAANAAALTGKLCQLANGAIYTDDGDTFTIHDRKLDALENIIEAASGKPILVAYWFKHDLARITERLQKLHIPFSKLDSADSIRKWNAGELPVALIHPASAGHGLNLQSGGSCIVWFGLTWSLELYQQTNARLWRQGQNAETVVVQHIVAKDTIDERILKVLSKKDSTQAALIAAVKADLQV
- a CDS encoding VRR-NUC domain-containing protein; its protein translation is MREKAIERKLVMAVKAAGGIAPKFTSPGFDGMPDRIVLLPGGHIAFVEVKAPGEKPRPLQLARHKLLRVLGFKVYVLDDEQQIGGFLDEIRTT
- a CDS encoding phage/plasmid primase, P4 family, with translation MFTLYHADFIGNPGNCSYPHMVEVIDASSLIAAVGHDYVCAEYRNSYRNGENFIGSNCLPVDCDNDHSEQPEDWVLPADVMEAFPGVTFAVHYSRYNMREKNGKPARPKYHVLFPIDHLTNAACYSDMKKLVNAIFPYFDTKALDAARFFFGTTSPEVEIYTGSMNLSEFLEGEEFDTDMAGGHRSTQVIPEGSRNATMSRFAGRVIKKYGDSDAAFQCFLEEAAKCSPPLEEAELMTIWHSAQRFFSKVQQQDGYVSPEVYNDPTSYMPGDFSDVGQAEVLAKYFSGELRYSPATHFIRYTSHYWQESEPGAQAVAHELTRRQLEEATKDLQSAMRLLTENGAQDILENASKAKAESLMNETQLEAYRAFLSAKAYQSFAIRRRDSKNITATLKESRPMLEISPRDLDADCFLLCTPAATYDLRKGMTGAREHSPDDFITKMTSVSPSSKGEQIWQNSLGLIFCGNQELIDYVQMICGLAAIGKVYVEALIIAYGGGRNGKSTFWNAISRVLGLYSGNISADTLTVGCRRNIKPEMAEVKGKRLLIAAEIQEGARLNDSTVKQLCSTDDVFAEKKYKDPFSFTPCHTLVLYTNHLPKVSASDDGIWRRLVVIPFDAKIEGSSDIKNYGEYLYQNAGESILAWVIEGAKKVIALDYKIPVPVCVQQAITEYRSQNDWFGHFLEEKCELDASYRESSSSLYRAYRNYCVDTNEYIRSTTDFYSALEAAGYGRINVKNKRFFAGLRLKIDDGDFEDFLN